In the Mesorhizobium sp. M1D.F.Ca.ET.043.01.1.1 genome, CCCTGGCTGATGGAGCAGATGCTCAAGCAGGCCGAGCATGTCGGCACCGACATCGTCAACGACATCATCACCGAGGTCGACCTCAATGTGCGGCCGTTCCGCGCCACCGGCGATTCCGGCACCGTCTACACCGCGGACGCCTTGATCATCGCCACCGGCGCGCAGGCCAAGTGGCTGGGCATTCCCTCGGAGCAGACCTTCATGGGCTTCGGCGTCTCGGCCTGCGCCACTTGCGACGGCTTCTTCTACCGGGGCAAGGATGTCGCGGTGGTCGGCGGCGGCAATTCGGCGGTAGAGGAGGCGCTTTACCTCGCCAACCTCGCCAAGAGCGTCACGGTCATCCACCGGCGCGGCGATTTCCGCGCCGAGCGCATCCTGCGGGAGCGGCTGTTCAAGAAGGACAATGTCCGCGTCATCTGGGACACGGTCGTCGACGAGATCACCGGGCAGCCGGGCAAGGCGCCGCTGCCGCCTTCGGTCGAGGGTCTGAAGCTGCGCAATGTGGCGACCGGGGACGTGTCTCGGCTGAAGGTCGATGGCGTCTTCGTGGCCATCGGCCACGCGCCGGCGGTCGAGCTCTTCGTTGGCAAGCTCAAGCAGAAGCCGAACGGCTATCTGTGGACGGCGCCCGATTCGACCCGCACCGACGTTCCCGGCGTGTTTGCCGCCGGCGACGTCACCGATGACGTCTACCGGCAGGCGGTGACGGCAGCCGGACTCGGTTGCATGGCCGCGCTCGAGGCGGAGAAATATCTGGCGGGGATCGAGGTCCATCGCGAAGCGGCGGAATAATCGATCGGCTGAAAAGCCGTTTAAAAGCCTGATTTTTCATTCAGACGCCAAAGGCAACACGAGGGGAATCATGGCGCTGGACTGGGACAAGCTACGCGTGTTTCACGCTGCGGCGGAGGCTGGGTCGTTCACCCATGCCGCCGAGACATTGCATCTGTCGCAATCGGCGATTTCGCGGCAGGTCAGCGCGCTGGAACACGATGTCGGCGTGGCGCTGTTTCATCGCCACGCGCGCGGCCTCGTGCTGACCGAGCAGGGCGAGATGCTGTTCCGCACGGCGCATGACGTGCTGATGAAGTTGGAGACGATCAAGTCGCGGCTGACCGAGACCAAGGATCGCCCCTCCGGCGTGCTGAGGGTGACGACCACGGTGGGCCTGGGCGCCGGTTGGCTGACCGAGCGCGTGCAGGAATTCATCGAGCTCTATCCCGAGATCAGCCTGCAGCTCATCCTCGCCAACGAGGAGCTCGACCTGACCATGCGCCAGGCCGACTGCGCCATTCGCCTCAGGCAACCGCAGCAGCCGGATCTCATCCAGCGCCGGCTGTTCACCGTGCACTTCCATCTCTACGCGTCGCCTTCCTATGTGGCGAAGTTCGGCAAGCCGGCCTCGATCGCCGAGCTCAGGAACCACCGGATCGTCACCTTCGGCGTGCCGGTGCCCTCGCATCTGTCGGAGCTGAACTGGCTGGAGACGGTCGGCGATTTCGAGGGCGGGCAACGGGTGCCGACGCTGCAGATCAACGACATCCTGTCGATCAAGCGCGCGGTCCAGGGCGGCGCCGGCATCGCCATGCTGCCCGACTACGTGATCAACAAGGACTCGAACCTGGTCCAGCTGCTGCCCGAGACCGAGGTGCCGTCCTTCGACACCTATTTCGCCTATCCGGACGCGATGAAGAACCAGGCGAAACTGCACGTCTTCCGTGACTTCATTATCGCCAAGGCCCGTAGCTGGTCTTTCTGACGCGCCGCCGGTCGCGGACTACTGTCCGCGCCAAGGCGTGATGCGCGGCAGCCA is a window encoding:
- the trxB gene encoding thioredoxin-disulfide reductase, which codes for MNTRHAPVLIIGSGPAGYTAAIYAARAMLKPMLVAGLQQGGQLMITTDVENYPGFADPIQGPWLMEQMLKQAEHVGTDIVNDIITEVDLNVRPFRATGDSGTVYTADALIIATGAQAKWLGIPSEQTFMGFGVSACATCDGFFYRGKDVAVVGGGNSAVEEALYLANLAKSVTVIHRRGDFRAERILRERLFKKDNVRVIWDTVVDEITGQPGKAPLPPSVEGLKLRNVATGDVSRLKVDGVFVAIGHAPAVELFVGKLKQKPNGYLWTAPDSTRTDVPGVFAAGDVTDDVYRQAVTAAGLGCMAALEAEKYLAGIEVHREAAE
- a CDS encoding LysR family transcriptional regulator, with translation MALDWDKLRVFHAAAEAGSFTHAAETLHLSQSAISRQVSALEHDVGVALFHRHARGLVLTEQGEMLFRTAHDVLMKLETIKSRLTETKDRPSGVLRVTTTVGLGAGWLTERVQEFIELYPEISLQLILANEELDLTMRQADCAIRLRQPQQPDLIQRRLFTVHFHLYASPSYVAKFGKPASIAELRNHRIVTFGVPVPSHLSELNWLETVGDFEGGQRVPTLQINDILSIKRAVQGGAGIAMLPDYVINKDSNLVQLLPETEVPSFDTYFAYPDAMKNQAKLHVFRDFIIAKARSWSF